From the Synechococcus sp. KORDI-49 genome, the window TTGTTCCGCGCTCAGTCCCAGCGCCTCCCTGCGCTCCTGGATGGTCCGTCCGACGTCGACGAGGCCACCTGGGGCAGTGCCCCCGGAATCAGTATCTCTGTGATCACTGACAGCCACGAAAAAGGCGAATCAGAAGGATTGGATATGAACGTAATGCCTTTTGGATGATTTGACTGTCAAAGTGATGATCAGCATCTGATTCCGATCAAATGTTCGGAAGGAAGTGTTCATTCAGATGGGCGATACTGGATTCGAACCAGTGACCCCTTCCGTGTGAAGGAAGTGCGCTACCACTGTGCTAATCGCCCGCACAACCCGATCTTAAACCACAGGGTTCTGTTGGTTCGGGCGGAAGAGATGATCGTGATCCGGCGAATAGAGCCTCGATCTCCGTGCGCTGCCGCTGAGTGCGGGGCTGACGATGTAAAGGGTCGTTCTGATCAGTGACCGGGCCTGACTGACCTCTGCCATGGTCGAGAGCGGAACGACGTCGATCCATTCATCCGGCCAGCTGATCCGGTGTCCGATGCAGACGGGGGTGTCGGCTGGATAGTGACGCAGCAGGATCTCCTGAACCTCGTCAACGTGTCGGGCACTCAGATACAGGCAGAGGCTGGCCCCCAGAGCAGCGAGTCTGTTGAGATCCTCCCGCTCAGGAACCCCTGTTCGGCCGCCGGCACGTCCCAGAACGATGGTCTGCACCAGTCCTGGGACGGTGAGCTCCTGGCCGAGCCGGGCAGCGGCAGCCTGGTAGGCGCTGAGCCCGGGAACGACCTCCACAGGAACCTCCGCATCGGAGAGCGCGGCGATCTGCTCATGAATCGCGCTGTACAGCGACGTGTCCCCATCATGCAGGCGAACCACCTGATGGCCTTGCCGGTGCCGTTCGATCAGCACAGGGATCACCTCCTCCAGAGTGAGCGTGCTGGTGCGGATCCGCTCGCAGTGCTCCGGCGCCAGGGCAGCAATGGCCGGGCAGACCAGGGAATCAGTCCAGACCAGAACGTCGGCCCGTTTGAGCCGCTCGGCGGCGCGGAGCGTCAGCAGATCCGGGGCTCCAGGACCTCCTCCGATGAAACAGACCGGTGATCTCAGCATCCCTTCATCATCCATTGGAGCCGGAGGGTCCCGTCTGGGATGGCTCCCGATGGGATGGACCGCGGGAGTACAGCCAGGCCAGGCCGATGCCTCCGGCCACCATCAGCAGGCCGCTCATCAACTGGGCGATTCGCAGGCCGCCCTCACAGGCCGGTGGCAGGGCTCCGATGCACAGCGGGTCGATGCGAAGTCCTTCGATCCAGACGCGACCAAGGCTGTATCCCATCAGGTAGACACAACTCAGTGCTCCGGAGGGCAGGCGGATGCTGCCTCGGCTCCCCAGGCGGAACAACACGATCAGAACGAGGAACAACACCAGGTTCCAGATCGACTCGTAGAGAAAGGTGGGATGGAAGAACTCCGAATCGGCATAGACCGCCGGCCGATTCGCAAAGGGAATGAAAAGCTTCCAGGGAAGGTCTGTGGGAACTCCGAAGGCCTCGGAGTTGAAGAAGTTTCCCCATCGGCCGATCGCCTGGCCGAGGGCGACGGAGGGAACCAGCACATCCAGAACATCCCAGAAGGGCTGACGTCTCCAGCGGCAGAAAAGGATCAGCGTCAGGGTCCCGGCCAAGAGCGCTCCATGGATGGCGATCCCCCCTTCCCAGATGGCCAGGGCCTTGGTCCACTGGTCGGCGTAGTTGCGCCACTCGAAGGCGACGTAATAGATGCGTGCTCCGATCACCGACGTGAGCACGAGCAGTGGAAGCAGGTCACTGATCAGCCCGTTTTCGAGCTGCCGGGATCTGGCCAGTTGACTGGAGAGGTTGAGGCCGATCAGCACCGCTAGAGCGATCAGCAGGCCATACCAGCGGAGGGTGAGGGGCCCCAGCTGGATCAGCTCAGGCCCCGGTGAGGTGAACATCGCCTCAGATGCCTTCAGCAGCCTGAACCTTCTCGATCTGACGCTTCTTCAGCACCAGCATGATCTGAGCCAGAGCGACCGCGGCGAAGAAGGCCAGCAGACCGTAGATCCGGACAGGGTTCTGAAGAACCACCTCGGCATCCACCTGGCCGAAGCCGCCGACGTTGGGATCATCGGTGAGTGCTGCTCCGGCCTCAATGCTGTCGCCGACATTCACCAGCAGTGCGGGACCGACGGGAACGGTCTCAGCAACCGAGGCGCCATCGGCACCGGTGATGGTCACCACACTGGAACCGTTGTCGCCGGCCTCGATGCCGGCGACGGTGCCTGTTGCTGGAGCGGTGTAGACGGCGTTGTTGCTCTTCTCACCGGTGGGATAAACCTGGCCGCGGCCGCGGTTGCCACCCACGTGAATCTGGTACTTACCGAAGTGGATGCTGCTGTCGGTGGCGGGATCGGGGGAGAGCACCGGGAAAACGATCTCCTGATGCTGATCACCCGGAATGGGCCCCACCAGAAGAATGTTGGGTTGGTCGTCGCTGTACTGGCTGAAGTAGACGCCTTCGGTCTCCTCGCGGATCTCGTCGGTCCAGCGGTCCTGAGGGGCGAGAGTGAAGCCGTCGGGCAGCATCACCACGGCACCGACCTGGAGCGGAACCTGGCTGCCGTCTGCTCCGATCTCCTGGATGCCTTCCTCATAGGGAATTTTGACGCTGGCCTTGAACACGCTGTCGGGGAGCACCGACTGGGGAACTTCCGCCTGGGTCAGCTTCTGAGCGAGGTGGCAGTTGGCGCAAACAATCTTGCCGGTGGCTTCACGGGGACTGTCGTAGTTCTGTTGAGCCCAGAAGGGATAGGCCCAGCTGGCGGCCGGTGCGATCAGAAGAGCCAGGCCGAGAACCAGCGATCCGATCAGGAGGGAGAGGTGGCGACGCATGGAACGGTGTGGGAGGGGGTTCGGGCGAAGGGGGAGGAAGGTCAGGCCCACCAGGGCTTGTCGCCCGTGCGGAAGTCGGTCTCGGTCCACTGGCTGACAAAGACGTTGTCGTTCTCGACGCTGACATTCGCCAGGGCGAGGGACAGGGGGGCTGGGCCGCGGACCACCTTTCCGGTGGCGTCGTACTGACTGCCGTGGCAGGGGCACATGAACTTGTTCGCGCCACTGTTCCAGGGCACCACGCAGCCCAGATGGGTGCAGATCGCATTGATGCCGTAGCTGCCGATGGCGTCTTCACCCTCCACGATCAGATAGGTGGGGTCTCCCTTGAGGCCCTGAACGAGGCTGCGGTCTCCCTCGGGGTGAGACGCCAGCCAGCCGCTGGCGCTGACGTCGTTCCCGAGTTCATCCTTGGCACTCGTGCCACCGCCGCTGCCGGCGGCTTTGGGCGGGATGAAGTAGTTGGCCACGGGGTACAGAGCCCCGAGAGCGACGCCTGTGACGGATCCAAAGGTCAGCAGATTCATGAACTGCCGACGACCCATTCCGGGCACATCGCTCGAGGAAAGTTGGGTCATGGCGGACGTTCATCCAGCACGGAATGGCGATCATTATGGACGCTTAAGTGCCTGTCACGCTTTGCAACGACTGGCCTTTGCCCCGCCCCGGCGACACCCGATCTGTGCTTGTGAATCCGTTCGAATCAGCCGACAGTCCCCTCGGGGTGGAGGAGCTGATCAGCTGTCTCCGCCAGCGCTGGAAAGCGACTTACGACCTTCAGCTGGTGGTGCGCAGGCAGCGTCTCTACCTGCAGGTGATGTGGGCCTATCTGGAGCAGCAGTCCTTTCCGATGGACGAATCCGCCTATCGGGAGCACATCGCCGAAGTTCTAGATGTTGTGAATCGTCTTGGTCTGGCCACGGAAGTGCGCCGATGGCTGTGGGATACCCGTGACAAACCTCGTCTCGGCAAGGCCCTCAGCCTGCATCTGGAGGTGGAGGGACCCGAGGCCCGCAATCTGCTCAGGGAGTTTCTGGTCTGAGGGATTCCGCCAGGGCCACGAGGGCGACTCCCACCAGAAACAGTGCGGTGATGGCGCCGGCCAGCAACAGCATCGTGATGGGATCCGTGGAGGGAGTGAGCACGGCTCCTGCCAGCGCTGCGCTGAGCACCACCCATCGCCAGGCCCCGAGCATCGCTCGCCAGCGCACGAGCCCGAGCACACCGAGAAGCAGCTGCAGCACGGGCAGCTGAAAGGCCAGACCCGTGGCCAGCATCAGCAGCAGCACGAAGTCGAGATAGCGCTCGATCGACCAGAGCGGTTCGACCACATCGGCGCCGTAACTCACCAGGAAGCGCAGCGCCGCCGGCACGAGGGCCCACCAGGCGAAGGCAAGGCCTGCGACGAACAACACCGCCGAGCCTGCCACCGCGGGAGCGATCAGCCGCTGCTCACGTCGGGTCAGGCCCGGCAGCACGAAGGCAAGGCCCTGATACAGCACGTAGGGAAGGGCCAGGGTCAGGCCGGCGTAGCCCGCCACCTTGAGGGAGACGAACAGGAACTCGCCCGGGGCGAGTTGCAGGAAGTGAATGCCGCTGGCCGGTGCCTCCAGCATGCGCACGAGCGGTTTCACCGCCACCAGGCAGAGAGCGGCTCCCACGACAACGGCCAGAAGACTGCGCAGAACCCGCTGACGCAGCTCTTCGAGGTGGTCCACCAGCGGCATTTCCACCTCGTCCGGCAGATCGCCGGCGTTGGCCCCCCCACCAATCCGGATCGGTGGAGGAGGTTTCAGGAGTGGACCGTCGGGACTCTCGGGCAAGGATGGGGGGCGGGAAAAGGTCTGAACATCAGACGCTTGTTGAAGCAAGGCTAGAAGCCGCGCTGTCATGAAGATGCTGTTCGGCCCGATGCGGCTCACCCCAGCGGATTTCGCCGCCGCGATGACGCACCGTGCCTGGGCCGGCTCCCGGGATGCGTTGCAGCTGCATGGTCGGCACCATCACAACCGCAACCCGGCTGTTGCCGCGCGCACGACTGAAGTGAGCGGCCAGATCCGTGGCGAGTGTCAGATCGCCGTCCTCGGGCAGACCGCTGGAGGCCTTCAGGACCACATGGCTTCCCGGGCACTCCTGGGCATGGAACCAAAGGTCACCACTGCGCGCCTGGCGCAGACTGATCCAGTCATTCTGGCGATGGTTTCGCCCCACCTGAATCAGCAGGCCTCCAGGTGAAACCAGCTCCAGCGGCTGCGGCGTGCTCTGACGCTGCTGGCGCCGCTCCTGCTGGCGGCCTCCGGGATTGAGCAGCTCCTCCAGTTCGCTGCGCAGCTCCTGCAGCGCTGTCAACCGTGGCGCGACCTCCTGCCAATGGGCGATCTGCAGGTCTTCGATGAAGGCCTCACTGCCATTGATCAGATCCAGCCGCCGCCGGTGGTGGGTGAGACGTTCCTCCAGAACGGCCACTGATCGGCGCAGCTTGCGGGCACGCCGATACAGCTTCTGAGCCTGCTCCACCTGCTCCCGGCTGGGGGATGGCAGGCAGAGCAGTGCATCGGCCTGCTGCTGCAGGTCGTCGCTTCCCGCCGTGGCTGCCCGCCGCTGCATCTGGTCCTCCAGGGCGAGCTCCTCCTTGCCGCGCCACCGCTCGAGGCGCTGGCGCACTTCATCACTTCTCCGGCTGAGGGCTCGCTGGTCCAGCTGCTCCCGGTACCAGCGTCCAAGCACCAGGGCCAGGCCGGGCTCCCCGCTGTCCTGGCCTGTTCCCCACACCCGATACCGGCCGTCCTCCTGCAGCTGCAACCGAAAGGATTCCTGCTCCAGAGCTTTCAGCCAGCACTGCCAGGAGCGGTGCAACTGCTGCCACTGATCCGGTTCCAGATCCTGCACGCCGGAATCCGCCAGGCTTCCCGCCAGCTGTCGAATCAGAGGTGGACTGATCCCCTGATAACTCTGCTGAAGGGCTTTGCGGAGCGGGACCGGCAGCAGTTGCAGACGCTCCCGCCAGCGCTCGTCGGATTCCTGCGGATCCGGAGGCTGACCCTGAAGCGGTGGTGGTGGTGCGTATGCGTCGCCGGTCCCGATCGGACGTACCCGTGACTGGTGATCGCGCACCTGTCTGCCCAGAGTGATGACCTGTCGCTGGTCATCAAGCAGCAGCAGATTGCTGTGGCGACCCATCAGCTCGAGCACCAGCACCCGCTGCACCCGTTCCCCGGGGCGTGCCGCCAGACGGAACTCCACAACCCGCTCGAAACCAGGCTGGTGCAGCTCCACGAGGGCCAGCTGGCGCAGGCTGTGCTGCAGCTGCTGGGCCAGCGTGCTGCCAGCCCCCTGTCTTGCCGGAGGGGGGATCTGGATCAGATGCGGAGCCTCCGCCAGCCAGCTCAGCTCGACCCAGGTCATGCCACTGAGGCTGCGGAAGCCGAGCTGCAGGCGAGCGGCATCAGGCTGCTGCGCCTTTTCGAAACGGCTTGGCACAAGTTGTCGGCGCAGATCCCACAGCACGGCCCTGAGGCTGGTGAGATCCATCAGCTGCAGGCTCGCCGCCGCCATCAGCTGGCATTCAGAGGTCTTCCTACTCTGCTGGCCGACGCAGATGCAGGGCATGAGCGGCAGTCGTGGCGGCCTCACCGTGATCACCGGTCCCAGTGGAGTTGGGAAGGGGACTCTGGTCAGCCGTCTTCTGGAACGTCACCCCTCGGTGTGGTTGTCGGTTTCCGCCACAACCCGTGCTCCCCGTGAGGGGGAACAGGACGGCGTCAACTACTTCTTCCATACCAGGGATCAATTCGATGCCCTTGTGACCCAGGGGGGACTGCTGGAATGGGCTGAATTCGCCGGCAACTGTTACGGCACCCCTCGCGCGCCTGTCGAGGAGCAGCTGGCGAGTGGCCGGGCGGTGCTGCTGGAGATCGAACTGGAGGGGGCCCGTCAGGTGCGGCGCAGTTTCCCGAGCGGGTTTCAGATCTTTCTGGCGCCGCCAAGCTTCTCGGAACTGGAGCGTCGCATCCGTGGCCGCGGCACGGATGCAGAGGATGCCATTCGTCGTCGGCTGGCCAGAGCTGAGCAGGAGCTGAAGGCTCAGGATGAGTTCGATGCCGTGGTGATCAACGACGCTCTCGACACGGCTCTTGCCGAGCTGGAGCGACTGATGGGTCTCAGCTGACAGCAAAAAAGGGGCCCAGGGGCCCCTTCCGTAGGGATCTAGACGTCGATCAACCCAGAGGGTGGAAGAGGAGGTCAGGGAAGAATCGGTTCCACTCGATCAGGATTCCGGCGGTCAGCGTGAACCAGATGGCGGCGACGACAGGAGCGGTGGTGAGGAATTTCTGCATGAGTTCGGTAAGGGGTGGTGTCGGGATCTGAATCAGCGGGGGGAGACGGTGACCTTGTTGTCGTCCTCCAGCAGTTTTCCGCTGGTGAACTCGCCGAAGGCGGCCAGAGGCCAGGTGGCGGCGGCCAGAAGACTCTTGAGGGCGATGGAGAGATCGATCTGGATCTCATTCATGGCGGCGTTCTTGCCACGGGTGGCCTTCAGGTATTCCCGACCGGCCCAGCCGATGCAGCCAGCCACGTAGAGAAACATGATGCCGGGATAGACGAAGTCGCCTGCATGGCTCCAGCGTCCGTCAACGATCAGGTGGGGCAGGCCGTCTTCACCGCAGGAGGCCTGGCTGTACATCTCAAAGCGGGCCTTGGCCTGTGGGGTGTCGGCAGCAGCGGCTCGCTGCTGGAAGCGGGCGCTTTCTGAGCAGGGCGTCAGACCGGCCACATCCGCCTTGGCGACGGGGGCGAAGCCGAACACCAGGAGGGCCGAAAGCACAACGGCGAAGAGACGACGCATCGGATCGATTCCTGTGTGGTTAGTTGCCCAAGGGGGCAGGATGTCACTTGCGGACAGTAGGGGAGGGTCCTGACCACCATGACCTCGGTGCTGGCCCTCGAAACAAGTTGTGACGAGTCGGCCGCGGCGATCGTCACGCGGAGCGAGAACGGAGTTGTGGAGGTCCGTTCCTCTCGGATCGCCTCCCAGGTCGAGGAGCACGCGCAATGGGGTGGTGTCGTCCCTGAGATTGCATCGCGCCGCCACGTGGAAGCTCTGCCGCAGCTGATTGAAGCCGTTGTCACCGACAGCGGGATCGGCTTCGATCAGCTCGACGCCGTGGCCGCGACGGTCACGCCCGGCCTGGCCGGAGCGCTGATGGTGGCTTCCGTCACCGGCCGCACCCTTGCGGCCCTGCACGATCGCCCCTTCCTCGCCATCCATCACCTCGAGGGGCATCTGGCCTCCGTGCAGCTGAGTGAGCTGGCTCCGCGTCCCCCTTATCTGGTGTTGCTTGTCAGCGGAGGCCACACCGAGCTGATCCAGGTCGATCAGACAGGTGCCATGGACCGTCTGGCCCGCAGCCATGACGATGCGGCCGGTGAGGCCTTCGATAAGGTCGCCCGCCTGCTCGGGCTCGGATACCCCGGAGGACCGGCGATCCAGGAGCTGGCCACCGACGGTGACGCCTCCCGCTTCGCTCTGCCGAAGGGTCGTATCTCGCTTCCGGGAGGCGGGTTTCACCCCTACGACTTCTCCTTCAGCGGTCTGAAGACGGCGATGCTGCGCAGCGTGCAGACGCTTCGGGCATCGGGGGAACCTCTGCCGCTCGCCGATCTCGCCGCCAGCTTCGAGGCCGTGGTCGCTGATGTGCTGGTGGAACGCAGCCTGCGCTGTGCCCGGGATCATGGGCTTCAACGTCTTGTGATGGTCGGAGGGGTTGCCGCCAACCGTCGGCTTCGCCTGAAGATGCAGGAAAGGGCAAAGGCCGTCGGGGTTTCGATCTCCATCGCTCCGCTGGCCTACTGCACCGACAACGCGGCGATGATCGGAGCCGCTGCGCTGGAGCGTCTGTCCAGGGGGCGGCGGTTCAGTTCTCCTGAGACCGGCGTTTCGGCCCGCTGGCCACTGCAGCGCGCCGATGAGCTCTACGGAGACGTGCCGGCTTTCTGAAGAATCCCCTTAAGGTGGCGCAAACGTTCCATCCCCATGGCGGAACAGACCGGCAACGCGACGCAGGAACCTGTCGGTTCCGATGAACTGAACGCCTGGCGCCGAGGTTTCACACCTCAGGCGGAGATCTGGAACGGTCGCCTCGCGATGATCGGTCTCTCGGCAGGCATCGCGGTGCTGCTGCTGGTGCGCCTGTTCGGAGCCTGATGGTTCAGCTGCGCCCTCGGAGGGCCTGAGCCAGTTCGTTCGGCCTGAGGCTCACGGCAACCGCCTGTTCAGCCTCCACACGTCCTGCCTCGACCAGAACCTGCAGCGATTGATTGGTGGTCACCATTCCGTCGAACCCGCTGCGCTCCATGATTTCCTCGACTTCATCGAGAGCGCCCCGCTGGATGTAGTCCTTGCAGGCGTCTGTGTTGATCAGGATGTCGTGGAACGCCGCACGCTTGCCATCCGTGGTGCGGATCAGCCCCTGGGCAATCACCCCGAGCAACGACTCGGAGAGAGACCGACGAATGCTGTCCTGCTCTTCGGGCGGGAACATGCCCAGCACCCGTTCCACCGTCTTGACCGCCGAATTGGTGTGCAGAGTGCCGAACACCAGGTGACCGGTCTGGGAAGCCTCCAGAGCCGTGGAGAGGGTTTCCCGGTCGCGGATCTCGCCGACCAGGATCACGTCAGGGTCCTCCCTCAGCGCGGCCCGCAGGGCGTTGTGGAACTTCAGGGTGTGCAATCCCACCTCCCGATGCCGGATCAGTGATCTCCGGCTTTCGTGCACGAATTCCACGGGGTCCTCAATCGTGAGGATGTGACGGGTTTCGTTGCGATTGATCCAGTCGATCATCGCTGCCAGGGTCGTGCTCTTGCCGGACCCGGTGGGGCCGGTCACCAGGATCAGCCCCTTTGGACGCCCCGCCAGCTCCTGCAGGATCGTCGGCAGGTTCAGCTGCTCCATGGTGAGGATCGTCTGGGGGATCAGCCGCAGCACCATCGCCGGTCCCCGCAGTGAATCCAGCAGGTTGATCCTGACCCTCACGAACGGAAAGGCATGGGAGCCGTCGAACTCCTTCTCCCGGAAAAAGGCATCGATCTGCTGCGGCGAGAGGATCTCCCCCAGCCAGCGTTGAAACACGCTCTGATCGGTGACCGGCCAGTCTGTCTGCTGCATCTCGCCACGAGCCCGGTACCGGGGAGATTCCCCGACACCGAGATGCACATCGGAATGACCTTCCTCATGGGCCACTCGCACGATCGCTTCCAGGCTGGGGGATCCGTCCGTGGCTGCCGCCGGTGCGCTCGAGGTGACCGCAGGCC encodes:
- the petA gene encoding cytochrome f translates to MRRHLSLLIGSLVLGLALLIAPAASWAYPFWAQQNYDSPREATGKIVCANCHLAQKLTQAEVPQSVLPDSVFKASVKIPYEEGIQEIGADGSQVPLQVGAVVMLPDGFTLAPQDRWTDEIREETEGVYFSQYSDDQPNILLVGPIPGDQHQEIVFPVLSPDPATDSSIHFGKYQIHVGGNRGRGQVYPTGEKSNNAVYTAPATGTVAGIEAGDNGSSVVTITGADGASVAETVPVGPALLVNVGDSIEAGAALTDDPNVGGFGQVDAEVVLQNPVRIYGLLAFFAAVALAQIMLVLKKRQIEKVQAAEGI
- a CDS encoding type IV pilus twitching motility protein PilT, with product MAQPVFPPSFPPRPAVTSSAPAAATDGSPSLEAIVRVAHEEGHSDVHLGVGESPRYRARGEMQQTDWPVTDQSVFQRWLGEILSPQQIDAFFREKEFDGSHAFPFVRVRINLLDSLRGPAMVLRLIPQTILTMEQLNLPTILQELAGRPKGLILVTGPTGSGKSTTLAAMIDWINRNETRHILTIEDPVEFVHESRRSLIRHREVGLHTLKFHNALRAALREDPDVILVGEIRDRETLSTALEASQTGHLVFGTLHTNSAVKTVERVLGMFPPEEQDSIRRSLSESLLGVIAQGLIRTTDGKRAAFHDILINTDACKDYIQRGALDEVEEIMERSGFDGMVTTNQSLQVLVEAGRVEAEQAVAVSLRPNELAQALRGRS
- the psaJ gene encoding photosystem I reaction center subunit IX — protein: MQKFLTTAPVVAAIWFTLTAGILIEWNRFFPDLLFHPLG
- a CDS encoding NFACT family protein yields the protein MAAASLQLMDLTSLRAVLWDLRRQLVPSRFEKAQQPDAARLQLGFRSLSGMTWVELSWLAEAPHLIQIPPPARQGAGSTLAQQLQHSLRQLALVELHQPGFERVVEFRLAARPGERVQRVLVLELMGRHSNLLLLDDQRQVITLGRQVRDHQSRVRPIGTGDAYAPPPPLQGQPPDPQESDERWRERLQLLPVPLRKALQQSYQGISPPLIRQLAGSLADSGVQDLEPDQWQQLHRSWQCWLKALEQESFRLQLQEDGRYRVWGTGQDSGEPGLALVLGRWYREQLDQRALSRRSDEVRQRLERWRGKEELALEDQMQRRAATAGSDDLQQQADALLCLPSPSREQVEQAQKLYRRARKLRRSVAVLEERLTHHRRRLDLINGSEAFIEDLQIAHWQEVAPRLTALQELRSELEELLNPGGRQQERRQQRQSTPQPLELVSPGGLLIQVGRNHRQNDWISLRQARSGDLWFHAQECPGSHVVLKASSGLPEDGDLTLATDLAAHFSRARGNSRVAVVMVPTMQLQRIPGAGPGTVRHRGGEIRWGEPHRAEQHLHDSAASSLASTSV
- a CDS encoding DUF3067 family protein; translated protein: MPVTLCNDWPLPRPGDTRSVLVNPFESADSPLGVEELISCLRQRWKATYDLQLVVRRQRLYLQVMWAYLEQQSFPMDESAYREHIAEVLDVVNRLGLATEVRRWLWDTRDKPRLGKALSLHLEVEGPEARNLLREFLV
- the petC gene encoding cytochrome b6-f complex iron-sulfur subunit, with the translated sequence MTQLSSSDVPGMGRRQFMNLLTFGSVTGVALGALYPVANYFIPPKAAGSGGGTSAKDELGNDVSASGWLASHPEGDRSLVQGLKGDPTYLIVEGEDAIGSYGINAICTHLGCVVPWNSGANKFMCPCHGSQYDATGKVVRGPAPLSLALANVSVENDNVFVSQWTETDFRTGDKPWWA
- a CDS encoding chlorophyll a/b-binding protein is translated as MAEQTGNATQEPVGSDELNAWRRGFTPQAEIWNGRLAMIGLSAGIAVLLLVRLFGA
- the cobM gene encoding precorrin-4 C(11)-methyltransferase, whose amino-acid sequence is MLRSPVCFIGGGPGAPDLLTLRAAERLKRADVLVWTDSLVCPAIAALAPEHCERIRTSTLTLEEVIPVLIERHRQGHQVVRLHDGDTSLYSAIHEQIAALSDAEVPVEVVPGLSAYQAAAARLGQELTVPGLVQTIVLGRAGGRTGVPEREDLNRLAALGASLCLYLSARHVDEVQEILLRHYPADTPVCIGHRISWPDEWIDVVPLSTMAEVSQARSLIRTTLYIVSPALSGSARRSRLYSPDHDHLFRPNQQNPVV
- the tsaD gene encoding tRNA (adenosine(37)-N6)-threonylcarbamoyltransferase complex transferase subunit TsaD, with the translated sequence MTSVLALETSCDESAAAIVTRSENGVVEVRSSRIASQVEEHAQWGGVVPEIASRRHVEALPQLIEAVVTDSGIGFDQLDAVAATVTPGLAGALMVASVTGRTLAALHDRPFLAIHHLEGHLASVQLSELAPRPPYLVLLVSGGHTELIQVDQTGAMDRLARSHDDAAGEAFDKVARLLGLGYPGGPAIQELATDGDASRFALPKGRISLPGGGFHPYDFSFSGLKTAMLRSVQTLRASGEPLPLADLAASFEAVVADVLVERSLRCARDHGLQRLVMVGGVAANRRLRLKMQERAKAVGVSISIAPLAYCTDNAAMIGAAALERLSRGRRFSSPETGVSARWPLQRADELYGDVPAF
- the tatC gene encoding twin-arginine translocase subunit TatC; the protein is MPLVDHLEELRQRVLRSLLAVVVGAALCLVAVKPLVRMLEAPASGIHFLQLAPGEFLFVSLKVAGYAGLTLALPYVLYQGLAFVLPGLTRREQRLIAPAVAGSAVLFVAGLAFAWWALVPAALRFLVSYGADVVEPLWSIERYLDFVLLLMLATGLAFQLPVLQLLLGVLGLVRWRAMLGAWRWVVLSAALAGAVLTPSTDPITMLLLAGAITALFLVGVALVALAESLRPETP
- the lgt gene encoding prolipoprotein diacylglyceryl transferase, with protein sequence MFTSPGPELIQLGPLTLRWYGLLIALAVLIGLNLSSQLARSRQLENGLISDLLPLLVLTSVIGARIYYVAFEWRNYADQWTKALAIWEGGIAIHGALLAGTLTLILFCRWRRQPFWDVLDVLVPSVALGQAIGRWGNFFNSEAFGVPTDLPWKLFIPFANRPAVYADSEFFHPTFLYESIWNLVLFLVLIVLFRLGSRGSIRLPSGALSCVYLMGYSLGRVWIEGLRIDPLCIGALPPACEGGLRIAQLMSGLLMVAGGIGLAWLYSRGPSHREPSQTGPSGSNG
- the gmk gene encoding guanylate kinase — its product is MSGSRGGLTVITGPSGVGKGTLVSRLLERHPSVWLSVSATTRAPREGEQDGVNYFFHTRDQFDALVTQGGLLEWAEFAGNCYGTPRAPVEEQLASGRAVLLEIELEGARQVRRSFPSGFQIFLAPPSFSELERRIRGRGTDAEDAIRRRLARAEQELKAQDEFDAVVINDALDTALAELERLMGLS
- a CDS encoding photosystem I reaction center subunit III is translated as MRRLFAVVLSALLVFGFAPVAKADVAGLTPCSESARFQQRAAAADTPQAKARFEMYSQASCGEDGLPHLIVDGRWSHAGDFVYPGIMFLYVAGCIGWAGREYLKATRGKNAAMNEIQIDLSIALKSLLAAATWPLAAFGEFTSGKLLEDDNKVTVSPR